One stretch of Eggerthella lenta DSM 2243 DNA includes these proteins:
- the tsaE gene encoding tRNA (adenosine(37)-N6)-threonylcarbamoyltransferase complex ATPase subunit type 1 TsaE, protein MRKTTSSEATKQLAATLAPYLQAGDVIVLSGDLGAGKTQFVQGVAAGLGVRDQVTSPTFNILLTYPAGSLPLYHFDLYRLEEADELEDIGYYETIDGDGASFVEWGEKFPEALPYGYLEISIRVDDEGNRSVRTHAYGDRARRLLFVWAKDSKSRLMKCAGGTA, encoded by the coding sequence ATGCGCAAAACCACCTCGTCCGAGGCGACGAAACAGCTGGCGGCCACGCTTGCGCCCTACTTGCAGGCGGGCGACGTCATCGTGCTGTCGGGCGATCTAGGTGCGGGCAAGACGCAGTTCGTGCAGGGCGTGGCGGCAGGGCTCGGCGTGCGCGACCAGGTGACCAGCCCCACGTTCAACATCTTGCTGACGTACCCTGCCGGCTCGCTGCCGTTGTACCACTTCGATCTGTACCGACTCGAAGAGGCGGACGAGCTCGAGGACATCGGCTATTACGAGACCATCGACGGCGACGGCGCGTCGTTCGTCGAGTGGGGTGAGAAGTTCCCTGAGGCGCTTCCGTACGGTTATCTGGAGATATCCATCAGGGTGGACGACGAGGGCAACCGCTCCGTGCGGACCCACGCTTACGGCGACCGTGCACGTCGGTTGCTGTTCGTGTGGGCGAAGGATTCGAAATCGCGGCTGATGAAGTGCGCGGGAGGAACTGCGTGA
- a CDS encoding M24 family metallopeptidase, whose translation MYEQRIKTVRRNLANRGLEQMLVCDPRSIHYLTGAFIEPGERFLGLIVGSDARPTLVLNALFAAPADAACTVRSFTDTDDPLAIVEGLCDADKPLGCDKNLPARFLLPLMERGAASGFVLASDAVDDARAIKDDTERELMRAASAANDAAMDRFRRLVHEGVTEADVAGQLEAIYRELGAQGHSFTPIVSFGANAADPHHEPDDTPLASGDVVLFDVGCRKGEYCSDMTRTFVFGEPSEKLREVHDTVRRANEAARKLVAPGVRFCDIDAAARSIIEEAGYGSYFTHRLGHQIGLDVHEPGDVSAAHDAPVQAGMVFSIEPGIYLPGEFGVRIEDLVLVTEDGCEVLNSYPRELVSIG comes from the coding sequence ATGTACGAACAGCGCATCAAAACCGTGAGGCGCAACCTCGCGAACCGAGGTCTCGAGCAGATGCTCGTATGCGATCCCCGTTCCATCCACTATCTCACCGGAGCGTTCATCGAGCCGGGCGAGCGCTTCCTCGGGCTGATCGTCGGATCGGACGCTCGACCCACCCTCGTGCTGAATGCGCTGTTCGCCGCGCCGGCCGACGCCGCCTGCACCGTGCGCTCGTTCACCGACACCGACGATCCGCTGGCCATCGTCGAAGGGCTGTGCGATGCCGACAAGCCGCTGGGCTGCGACAAGAACCTGCCTGCCCGCTTCCTGCTGCCGCTCATGGAGCGCGGCGCGGCGAGCGGCTTCGTGCTGGCCTCTGATGCGGTAGACGACGCGCGCGCCATCAAGGACGATACCGAGCGCGAGCTTATGCGCGCCGCCAGCGCCGCGAACGATGCCGCCATGGACCGTTTCCGCCGGCTCGTGCACGAGGGCGTCACCGAGGCCGACGTGGCCGGCCAGCTGGAGGCGATCTACCGCGAACTGGGCGCGCAGGGCCACTCGTTCACCCCCATCGTCAGCTTCGGCGCGAACGCGGCCGATCCGCACCACGAGCCCGACGACACGCCGCTGGCCAGCGGTGACGTGGTCCTGTTCGACGTGGGTTGCCGCAAGGGCGAGTACTGCTCCGACATGACGCGCACCTTCGTGTTCGGCGAGCCCAGCGAAAAACTGCGCGAGGTGCACGACACCGTGCGGCGCGCGAACGAGGCGGCGCGCAAGCTGGTAGCTCCCGGCGTGCGCTTCTGCGACATCGACGCCGCAGCTCGCTCAATCATCGAAGAGGCGGGCTACGGCTCCTACTTCACGCATCGCCTGGGACACCAGATCGGCCTCGACGTGCACGAGCCCGGCGACGTGTCGGCCGCGCACGACGCGCCGGTGCAAGCGGGCATGGTGTTCTCCATCGAGCCGGGCATCTACCTGCCCGGCGAGTTCGGCGTGCGCATCGAGGACCTCGTGCTGGTCACCGAAGACGGCTGCGAAGTGCTCAACAGCTACCCCCGCGAGCTGGTTTCGATCGGCTAG
- a CDS encoding 4Fe-4S dicluster domain-containing protein — translation MGTIKPRVPNAISAGRPASSARRVHEPVKGKPRHDFERCIACAACAVACDAGAIRIFIDEDEGLLVWTLDLYDCTQCGRCVPVCPTGAMGLIEGAEFADDPEPPKRCLFALAECESCGRYYATNKEVAFANELLEQEEHADAARARALTSICPDCKRLHDAKAAARRSGMKRG, via the coding sequence ATGGGGACGATCAAGCCGCGCGTGCCGAACGCCATCTCGGCGGGACGGCCCGCTTCGTCGGCGCGCCGCGTCCACGAGCCGGTCAAAGGAAAGCCTCGCCACGACTTCGAGCGCTGCATCGCTTGCGCAGCCTGCGCGGTGGCATGCGATGCGGGCGCTATCCGCATCTTCATCGACGAGGACGAAGGCCTGCTGGTGTGGACGCTCGACCTGTACGATTGCACGCAGTGCGGTCGCTGCGTGCCCGTGTGCCCCACCGGCGCGATGGGCCTCATCGAGGGCGCGGAGTTCGCCGACGACCCGGAGCCGCCCAAGCGCTGCCTGTTCGCGTTGGCCGAGTGCGAGTCGTGCGGCCGTTACTACGCAACGAACAAGGAGGTGGCGTTCGCGAACGAGCTGCTCGAGCAGGAGGAGCACGCCGATGCCGCTCGCGCTCGCGCGCTCACGTCCATCTGCCCCGACTGCAAGCGCCTGCACGATGCGAAAGCCGCCGCCAGGAGAAGCGGCATGAAGCGCGGATAA
- a CDS encoding 4Fe-4S dicluster domain-containing protein gives MNRFVVSDPSRCIGCSACRVTCTESHRRRALRPASRISLVKTRTVSAAVTCHQCEGAPCMTVCPEGAIVQERDRLHVDESRCTGCLLCALVCPFGAVYPSAPSTAHVKAAPYSRASSARSAGLLRQKETGAYTSVVMCDLCAKSPNGPRCVEACPTKALALVDEGMLEALGRTRRIEAIEMTDIAMRGALGADLAVRVDALFDREGDA, from the coding sequence ATGAACCGCTTCGTCGTATCCGACCCGTCGCGGTGCATCGGCTGCAGCGCCTGCCGCGTCACCTGCACGGAAAGCCATCGCCGCCGCGCCCTGCGGCCCGCCTCGCGCATCTCGCTCGTGAAGACGCGCACGGTGTCGGCCGCCGTGACGTGCCATCAGTGCGAAGGCGCGCCTTGCATGACGGTGTGCCCCGAGGGCGCCATCGTACAGGAGCGCGATCGCCTGCACGTGGACGAAAGCCGCTGCACAGGGTGTTTGCTGTGCGCGCTCGTGTGCCCGTTCGGGGCGGTGTACCCGTCGGCGCCCTCGACCGCGCACGTCAAGGCGGCGCCGTACAGCCGCGCTTCGTCGGCGCGCTCGGCCGGGTTGCTGCGCCAGAAGGAGACGGGCGCCTACACGTCGGTGGTGATGTGCGACCTGTGCGCGAAGTCGCCGAACGGCCCGCGTTGCGTGGAGGCCTGCCCTACGAAGGCGCTCGCGCTGGTGGACGAGGGCATGCTGGAGGCTTTGGGTCGCACGCGACGCATCGAGGCCATCGAGATGACCGACATCGCCATGCGCGGCGCTTTGGGAGCTGACCTGGCCGTTCGGGTCGATGCGTTGTTCGACAGGGAAGGGGATGCCTGA
- the fdhF gene encoding formate dehydrogenase subunit alpha, protein MEKHMAVCPYCGAGCKMNLVVENGQVIDAEGLPGITNEGELCLKGMYGYDFVNDTKILTPRIYHPMIRRTKGAPLERVTWDEALDFTAERLRAIIEEHGAESVMLTGSSRGAGNEANYVMQKFTRACLGTNNIDNCARTCHAASVIGLMEVVGSGAMSVSIPTLEETDCILLFGYNPAASHPIVARRIVNAKERGADLIVCDPRVIESARIADMYLPLKNGSNLALLNAFAYAIIDEELADWDFIDEHTTGFDVWWEVVQDYAPEDVEEVTGLPSETIRQAARRYANADTAVIGWGMGVTQQAQGVQTVRAIAALAMITGHIGTHASGLAPVRGQNNVQGSCDMGMWPSLYPGYQRVSDPAVRAKFAAAWGVDEERLSLKEGFKLTDLPHGVAEGTIRAFYNFGEDPLQTEPDTAQMRATLEGLDLLISQDIFMTQTTALADVVLPATSWAEHDAVYTASDRSFQRTTAALPPKGECRHDWQIFADLSTRMGYPMHYRDTQEIWDEVRSLCPQFAGATYEKMAGTGYAQWPIFAEAADDPDNHGTAELFAGGIFTTPDGKGRLEAAAWRPPTEQPDERYPLVLCTVREVGHYSCRSMTGNCKALAALADEPGYVSISPVDADARGIDEEQLVWVASRRGKVLARAAVDERINDGAVYMTYQWWIGKCNELTLHATDGESGTPEDKYSACQVEAIPDQAWAETYLVERYAELKAQLAAEADRQNPQPETEISAASSEVADVVPAVPGGATEGGEAAGVEGSRAALAGGVSGAAGVPSVAAAEPPRAFAPHEAEVAGRALYANGEEETLV, encoded by the coding sequence ATGGAAAAGCATATGGCGGTGTGCCCGTACTGCGGCGCCGGTTGCAAGATGAACCTCGTGGTGGAAAACGGCCAGGTCATCGATGCGGAAGGCCTTCCCGGTATCACGAATGAAGGCGAGCTGTGCCTGAAGGGCATGTACGGCTACGATTTCGTCAACGACACGAAAATCCTCACGCCGCGCATCTACCATCCTATGATCCGCCGCACGAAAGGCGCGCCGCTCGAGCGCGTCACCTGGGACGAGGCGCTCGATTTCACGGCCGAGCGGCTCCGCGCCATAATTGAGGAGCATGGTGCGGAATCCGTGATGCTCACCGGTTCGTCGCGCGGCGCGGGTAACGAGGCCAACTACGTGATGCAGAAGTTCACGCGAGCCTGTCTGGGCACGAACAACATCGACAACTGCGCGCGCACCTGTCATGCGGCCAGCGTCATCGGGCTCATGGAAGTCGTCGGATCGGGTGCCATGAGCGTGAGCATCCCCACGTTGGAGGAGACGGACTGCATCTTGCTGTTCGGCTACAACCCGGCGGCCAGCCATCCAATAGTGGCGCGCCGCATCGTGAACGCGAAGGAGCGCGGGGCCGATCTCATCGTGTGCGATCCGCGCGTCATCGAGTCGGCACGCATCGCGGATATGTACCTGCCGCTGAAGAACGGGTCGAACCTGGCGTTGCTGAACGCGTTCGCGTATGCGATCATCGACGAGGAGCTTGCCGACTGGGATTTCATCGACGAGCACACGACGGGCTTCGATGTCTGGTGGGAGGTCGTGCAGGACTACGCGCCCGAGGATGTGGAAGAGGTCACGGGTCTTCCGTCCGAAACCATCCGCCAGGCGGCGCGCCGCTACGCCAACGCCGATACGGCTGTCATCGGCTGGGGGATGGGCGTGACACAGCAGGCGCAAGGCGTGCAGACCGTGCGCGCCATCGCGGCGTTGGCCATGATCACCGGGCATATCGGCACGCATGCGAGCGGGCTTGCGCCGGTGCGCGGCCAGAACAACGTGCAAGGCAGCTGCGACATGGGCATGTGGCCCAGCCTGTATCCCGGCTACCAGCGCGTGAGCGACCCTGCGGTGCGCGCGAAGTTCGCAGCGGCCTGGGGTGTCGACGAGGAACGCCTGTCGCTCAAGGAGGGTTTCAAACTCACCGACCTGCCGCACGGCGTGGCCGAGGGCACGATCCGCGCGTTCTACAACTTCGGTGAAGACCCGCTGCAAACCGAGCCCGACACGGCGCAGATGCGCGCCACGCTGGAAGGCCTCGACCTGCTGATCAGCCAGGACATCTTCATGACCCAGACCACGGCGCTGGCCGACGTGGTGCTGCCCGCCACGTCGTGGGCCGAGCACGACGCCGTGTACACCGCGTCGGACCGCTCGTTCCAGCGCACCACCGCCGCGCTGCCGCCGAAGGGCGAGTGCCGCCACGACTGGCAGATTTTCGCCGACCTGTCCACGCGCATGGGCTATCCAATGCACTACCGCGACACCCAGGAAATCTGGGACGAAGTGCGCAGCCTGTGCCCCCAGTTCGCCGGTGCGACGTACGAGAAGATGGCCGGCACGGGCTACGCTCAGTGGCCCATCTTCGCCGAGGCCGCGGACGATCCCGACAACCACGGCACGGCCGAGCTGTTCGCGGGCGGCATCTTCACCACGCCCGACGGAAAGGGTCGCCTCGAGGCGGCTGCGTGGCGTCCGCCCACCGAGCAGCCCGACGAGCGCTATCCGCTCGTGCTGTGCACGGTGCGCGAGGTGGGTCACTACTCGTGCCGTTCGATGACCGGCAACTGCAAAGCGCTGGCAGCGCTGGCCGACGAGCCGGGCTACGTGAGCATCAGCCCGGTCGACGCCGACGCGCGCGGTATCGACGAGGAGCAGCTCGTGTGGGTCGCGTCGCGCCGTGGCAAGGTGCTGGCGCGCGCGGCGGTGGACGAGCGCATCAACGACGGCGCCGTGTACATGACCTACCAGTGGTGGATCGGCAAGTGCAACGAGCTGACCCTGCACGCCACCGACGGCGAATCGGGCACGCCCGAAGACAAGTACAGCGCCTGCCAGGTGGAGGCCATTCCCGATCAGGCGTGGGCCGAAACGTACCTTGTGGAGCGCTACGCCGAGCTGAAGGCGCAGCTGGCAGCCGAGGCCGACCGGCAAAACCCGCAGCCCGAGACCGAGATTTCGGCCGCTTCGAGCGAAGTGGCCGATGTCGTTCCCGCCGTTCCGGGCGGAGCGACCGAAGGCGGCGAAGCCGCCGGAGTCGAAGGATCCCGCGCGGCGTTAGCAGGAGGAGTTTCGGGGGCAGCAGGCGTCCCATCGGTTGCCGCCGCCGAGCCGCCCCGCGCGTTCGCGCCGCACGAGGCCGAGGTGGCGGGCCGCGCGCTGTACGCGAACGGCGAGGAAGAGACGCTCGTATGA
- a CDS encoding 4Fe-4S dicluster domain-containing protein, translated as MRASSPMGRKFVIADPATCIGCKTCMAACFHRHDVPNDVAVPRLTLVTTRTISAPVGCHHCAEAPCVDACPTGCLFTDDEHVGVHPDKCIGCRNCVLACPYGAVEIVTEKLPPEPEAASGTEAAAASAQDDKGARARARAKKRKRTKSTVVKCDLCLDRAGGPACAAACPTKALRLIDAQFMERARQNKRKAAARASASFASMKLNAALDEGE; from the coding sequence GTGCGAGCCTCTTCCCCGATGGGCCGCAAGTTCGTCATTGCCGATCCTGCTACCTGCATCGGCTGTAAGACGTGCATGGCTGCGTGTTTTCATCGCCACGATGTGCCGAACGACGTGGCCGTTCCGCGTCTTACGCTGGTCACTACGCGCACCATCTCGGCGCCTGTCGGCTGCCACCATTGCGCCGAGGCCCCGTGCGTGGACGCGTGCCCCACGGGGTGCCTGTTCACCGACGACGAGCATGTGGGCGTGCATCCGGACAAGTGCATCGGCTGTCGCAACTGCGTGCTGGCCTGCCCGTACGGCGCGGTGGAAATCGTAACCGAAAAGCTGCCGCCCGAACCGGAAGCCGCGTCCGGCACCGAGGCTGCGGCGGCTTCCGCTCAGGATGACAAGGGCGCCCGCGCGCGGGCTCGCGCGAAGAAGCGCAAGCGCACGAAATCGACCGTGGTGAAGTGCGACCTGTGCCTCGATCGCGCCGGCGGCCCGGCGTGCGCGGCGGCGTGTCCCACCAAGGCGCTGCGGCTCATCGATGCGCAGTTCATGGAGCGCGCGCGGCAGAACAAGCGCAAGGCGGCGGCGCGAGCGTCCGCGTCGTTCGCCAGCATGAAGCTCAACGCGGCTCTGGACGAGGGGGAGTAG
- a CDS encoding bifunctional 5,10-methylenetetrahydrofolate dehydrogenase/5,10-methenyltetrahydrofolate cyclohydrolase: MAELLKGKPVVDSMALDLRARIEALGRAKVVPALALVRVGQRPDDLSYERTARKRAESLGIAIRPYELDEFAPQAAIEAAIHEVNRDENVHGCLLFRPLPSFVDESHMCELLDPKKDIDGITLASLASVFTDGHAGYPPATAAACIQLLDHYQVPLQGKHVVVVGRSLVVGKPVSMMLLRRNASVTICHSKTENLADIMRSADVVICATGRARTFGAQFFGPGQTVLDVGINFDTQGNLCGDVDFAEVEPVVAAITPVPGGIGTVTTSVTMAHTVAAAEAALAARTGRR; this comes from the coding sequence ATGGCTGAGCTACTGAAGGGGAAGCCCGTTGTCGACAGCATGGCGCTCGATCTACGCGCGCGCATCGAGGCGCTCGGCCGCGCGAAGGTCGTGCCCGCGCTCGCGCTCGTGCGCGTAGGCCAGCGTCCCGACGACCTGTCCTACGAACGCACGGCCCGTAAACGTGCCGAATCGCTCGGCATCGCCATCAGGCCGTACGAGTTGGACGAGTTCGCCCCCCAAGCGGCCATCGAGGCGGCCATCCACGAGGTGAACCGCGACGAAAACGTGCACGGCTGCCTGTTGTTCCGGCCGCTGCCGTCGTTCGTGGACGAGTCGCACATGTGCGAGCTGCTCGATCCGAAGAAGGATATCGACGGCATCACGCTGGCATCGCTGGCCTCGGTGTTCACCGATGGCCACGCGGGCTACCCGCCCGCGACGGCGGCCGCGTGCATTCAGCTGCTCGATCATTACCAGGTGCCGCTCCAGGGCAAGCACGTCGTGGTGGTGGGACGCAGCCTCGTCGTGGGCAAGCCCGTGTCCATGATGCTGCTGCGCCGCAACGCTAGCGTGACCATCTGTCACAGCAAGACCGAGAACCTAGCCGACATCATGCGTTCGGCCGACGTGGTCATCTGCGCCACCGGTCGCGCTCGGACGTTCGGCGCACAGTTCTTCGGCCCGGGTCAGACGGTACTTGACGTGGGCATCAACTTCGACACGCAGGGAAACCTGTGTGGCGACGTGGACTTCGCCGAGGTCGAGCCGGTTGTGGCGGCTATCACGCCGGTGCCGGGCGGTATCGGCACGGTCACCACGTCGGTGACGATGGCGCATACGGTGGCCGCTGCCGAAGCGGCGCTGGCCGCGCGCACCGGGAGGCGCTAG
- a CDS encoding cyclodeaminase/cyclohydrolase family protein encodes MDTTFIDELASAAPTPGGGGAASYVGAVASALASMVGNLTVGKKTYAAVEDDVRATLERLALLRNKLLALIESDAQAFEPLAASYRMPKATPEEAAAKQAALQLALGPACDVPLIIMRTCAEVIDHADFLARNGSKLAVSDAGAAAVLARAAVVAASMNVYINAASMDDEARADRYRAEADRLIAEANERADGILAYTMDAIR; translated from the coding sequence TTGGACACCACCTTTATCGACGAATTGGCGAGCGCGGCTCCCACGCCTGGCGGAGGTGGCGCGGCATCCTACGTGGGGGCTGTGGCATCCGCGCTCGCGTCCATGGTGGGCAACCTGACCGTGGGCAAGAAGACGTATGCGGCGGTGGAAGACGACGTGCGCGCGACCCTCGAACGGCTCGCGCTCCTGCGCAACAAGCTGCTCGCGCTCATCGAGTCGGACGCGCAGGCGTTCGAGCCTTTGGCCGCGTCGTACCGCATGCCGAAGGCCACGCCCGAGGAGGCGGCGGCGAAGCAGGCGGCGCTGCAGCTGGCGCTGGGACCCGCGTGCGATGTGCCGCTGATCATCATGCGCACGTGCGCCGAGGTCATCGACCATGCCGATTTCCTCGCGCGTAACGGCAGCAAGCTGGCCGTTTCGGACGCGGGTGCGGCGGCGGTGCTGGCACGCGCGGCCGTGGTGGCGGCCAGCATGAACGTCTACATCAACGCGGCCTCGATGGACGACGAAGCGCGCGCCGATCGCTATCGCGCCGAAGCCGATCGGCTTATCGCCGAGGCGAACGAGCGCGCCGACGGAATTCTCGCCTACACCATGGACGCGATACGGTAA
- a CDS encoding formate--tetrahydrofolate ligase, with product MLSDIEIAQATKPQHISAIAEKAGVPESYLELYGTNKAKVDYNLLTDEEHAPGKLILVTAINPTPAGEGKTTTTVGLADALARQGKNVVVALREPSLGPVFGVKGGAAGGGYAQVIPMEDINLHFTGDFHAIGAANNLLAAMLDNHIQQGNELGIDVRKITWKRVVDMNDRQLRNVVDGMGGKAHGVPREDGFDITVASEIMAIFCLSTSITDLKERLARIVVGYTRDDKPVTAGDLKAQGAMAALLKDALKPNLVQTLEGTPAFVHGGPFANIAHGCNSIMATRMAMALGDYCVTEAGFGADLGAEKFLDIKCRLAGLNPDAVVVVATVRALKNHGGVAKADLNDENLEALEAGLPNLLQHVENITKVYQLPCVVAINRFPTDTEAELKLVEDKCRELGVNVALSEVWAKGGEGGLALADEVVRLCEEPNDFQFAYGDDLSLAEKIEAIATRVYHADGVDFEPKAMAELKKLEDLGFGGMPVCMAKTQYSFSDDQKKLGAPRGFRITVRNAKVSAGAGFVVALTGDIMTMPGLPKVPAAERIDVDETGKISGLF from the coding sequence GTGTTGAGCGACATTGAAATTGCCCAGGCGACGAAACCCCAGCACATCAGCGCGATCGCCGAGAAGGCGGGCGTGCCGGAGTCGTATCTCGAGCTGTACGGTACGAACAAGGCGAAGGTGGACTACAACCTGCTCACCGACGAGGAGCACGCGCCCGGCAAGCTCATCCTGGTGACGGCCATCAACCCGACGCCCGCCGGCGAGGGCAAGACCACCACGACGGTGGGCTTGGCCGACGCGCTGGCTCGCCAGGGCAAGAACGTGGTCGTCGCGCTGCGCGAGCCCAGCCTGGGCCCCGTGTTCGGCGTGAAGGGCGGCGCTGCAGGCGGCGGATACGCCCAGGTCATTCCCATGGAGGACATCAACCTGCACTTCACCGGCGACTTCCACGCCATCGGCGCGGCCAACAACCTCTTGGCCGCCATGCTGGACAACCACATCCAGCAGGGCAACGAGCTGGGCATCGACGTGCGCAAGATCACCTGGAAGCGCGTGGTGGACATGAACGACCGCCAGCTGCGCAACGTGGTGGACGGCATGGGCGGCAAGGCCCACGGCGTGCCGCGCGAGGACGGCTTCGACATCACGGTTGCCAGCGAGATCATGGCCATCTTCTGCCTGTCCACCTCCATCACCGACCTCAAAGAGCGCCTGGCCCGCATCGTCGTGGGCTACACGCGCGACGACAAGCCCGTCACGGCCGGCGACCTCAAGGCGCAGGGCGCCATGGCCGCGCTGCTGAAGGACGCCCTCAAGCCGAACCTCGTGCAAACGCTGGAAGGCACGCCGGCGTTCGTGCACGGCGGCCCCTTCGCCAACATCGCGCACGGCTGCAACTCCATCATGGCCACGCGCATGGCCATGGCGCTGGGCGACTACTGCGTGACGGAGGCCGGCTTCGGCGCCGACCTGGGCGCGGAGAAGTTCCTCGACATCAAGTGCCGCCTTGCGGGCCTCAATCCCGACGCGGTGGTCGTCGTGGCCACGGTGCGCGCGCTGAAGAACCACGGCGGCGTGGCGAAGGCCGATCTCAACGACGAGAACCTCGAGGCGTTGGAGGCGGGTCTGCCGAACCTGCTGCAGCACGTGGAGAACATCACGAAGGTGTACCAGCTGCCGTGCGTCGTGGCCATCAACCGCTTCCCCACGGACACGGAAGCCGAGCTCAAGCTGGTGGAGGACAAGTGCCGCGAGCTGGGCGTGAACGTGGCGTTGTCCGAGGTGTGGGCGAAGGGCGGCGAGGGCGGCCTGGCCCTGGCCGACGAAGTGGTGCGCCTGTGCGAAGAGCCGAACGACTTCCAGTTCGCCTACGGCGACGACCTGTCGCTGGCCGAGAAGATCGAGGCCATCGCCACGCGCGTGTACCATGCCGACGGTGTGGACTTCGAGCCGAAGGCCATGGCCGAGCTCAAGAAGCTCGAGGACCTGGGCTTCGGCGGCATGCCGGTGTGCATGGCGAAGACGCAGTACAGCTTCTCGGACGATCAGAAGAAGCTGGGCGCGCCGCGCGGCTTCCGCATCACGGTGCGCAACGCGAAGGTGTCGGCCGGCGCCGGCTTCGTGGTGGCGCTGACCGGCGACATCATGACCATGCCGGGCCTGCCGAAGGTGCCCGCCGCCGAGCGCATCGACGTCGACGAAACCGGCAAGATCTCCGGCCTGTTCTAA
- a CDS encoding type III pantothenate kinase, with protein sequence MLLAIDVGNTQTVVGIYQDGSLQYRWRVATNKSHTSDELRVKLVPLLASEGLKLDDVRGVALASVVPALTMAWCAAAYRMIGKDALVCSAETAGSLFEADYPNPHEIGADRVADAVAAKALYGAPVIVVDFGTATNMEVVDADGRFIGGVIAPGVETSASALFSHATKLGAIDLVDPHTAIGHNTEEAIQAGIVYGEADRVDGIIRRIFAQLGYETPVVATGGLASRVAAQSQTITAINPELTLEGLRLVYEAQEGAASV encoded by the coding sequence ATGTTACTTGCCATCGACGTGGGAAATACGCAAACCGTAGTGGGGATCTACCAGGACGGGAGCCTGCAATATCGGTGGCGTGTGGCCACGAACAAAAGCCATACCTCCGACGAGCTCCGTGTGAAACTGGTGCCGTTGCTGGCGTCCGAGGGCTTGAAGCTCGATGATGTTCGCGGCGTGGCGCTGGCCTCGGTGGTGCCCGCGCTCACCATGGCATGGTGCGCGGCCGCGTATCGCATGATCGGGAAGGACGCGCTCGTGTGCTCGGCCGAAACGGCGGGCTCGCTGTTCGAGGCCGACTATCCCAACCCTCATGAAATCGGGGCCGACCGCGTGGCCGACGCCGTGGCCGCGAAGGCGCTGTACGGCGCCCCCGTGATCGTGGTGGATTTCGGCACGGCCACCAATATGGAAGTCGTCGACGCGGACGGGCGCTTCATCGGCGGCGTTATCGCGCCAGGCGTGGAAACGTCGGCCTCCGCGCTGTTCTCGCACGCCACGAAGCTGGGGGCCATCGACCTGGTCGACCCTCATACCGCCATCGGGCACAACACGGAAGAGGCCATCCAGGCGGGCATCGTGTACGGCGAGGCCGACCGCGTGGACGGCATCATCCGCCGCATCTTCGCCCAGCTGGGCTACGAGACGCCTGTGGTGGCGACGGGCGGCCTGGCCTCGCGCGTGGCGGCCCAGTCGCAGACCATCACCGCCATCAACCCCGAGTTGACCCTCGAGGGATTGCGTCTCGTGTACGAAGCGCAGGAAGGCGCCGCCAGCGTTTAA
- a CDS encoding response regulator transcription factor: MNDTPHRILVVDDEPSITEFVSYALKKEGFFTDVVDNGEDALALATKNSYDLFVLDIMLPGMDGYELCRRLRSKTTVPVLFLSARDTELDKVVGLEIGGDDYLAKPFGVRELIARVRALLRRGSGGDFPGANHAVTASGITLDEDAHTASGANGEIDLTPREFELLASLMKNAGKVVSREDLLRDAWGWEYLTETKTVDTHIKRLRDKIESAGYDPGLVETVRGYGYRFKQ, from the coding sequence ATGAACGACACCCCGCATCGCATTCTCGTTGTTGACGACGAGCCCTCTATTACCGAATTCGTCAGTTACGCCCTCAAGAAGGAGGGGTTCTTCACCGACGTGGTGGACAACGGCGAAGACGCGCTGGCGTTGGCCACGAAGAACTCGTACGATCTGTTCGTGCTCGACATCATGCTGCCCGGCATGGACGGCTACGAGCTGTGCCGCCGCCTGCGCTCGAAGACGACCGTCCCCGTGTTGTTCCTGTCGGCTCGCGACACCGAGCTGGACAAGGTGGTGGGCCTGGAAATCGGCGGCGATGACTACTTGGCGAAGCCCTTCGGCGTGCGAGAGCTCATCGCACGCGTCCGCGCCCTGCTGCGCCGCGGATCGGGCGGCGACTTCCCCGGCGCTAACCACGCCGTCACCGCCAGCGGTATCACGCTTGACGAGGACGCCCACACGGCGTCGGGCGCGAACGGCGAGATCGACCTCACACCGCGCGAGTTCGAGTTGCTTGCCAGCCTCATGAAGAACGCCGGCAAGGTGGTTTCGCGCGAAGATCTGCTGCGCGACGCCTGGGGTTGGGAATACTTGACGGAAACCAAGACCGTCGACACCCACATCAAGCGTCTGCGTGATAAGATTGAGTCCGCCGGGTACGATCCCGGCTTGGTGGAAACGGTTCGCGGCTACGGATACAGGTTCAAGCAATAA